The nucleotide window CTACATTAAGCAACTTCAAACGCAGCAATACATACCAGCTGTTCAAAGCGCTGTAAGAAAACACGTTGACATGTAGGCCAGTTGCAACTTTCAACCCGTCACTCTCAAAAAAAAGAATAAACGTCCACTTAGTGCAAGCGCGTTTGGTTTATTCCTGGAAACTTTGTTTCCGTCCAGCGCTAGTCTGTATGGCAATAAGTAGGCgccatgtttgtgttttgttactTTGGTACGCTCTCGGGTTTCTCTGACTGACTGCTAGAGGCGGATGGACCCGCCCATGAATGACTCGATGCTTCACATTTCCTCTCTGCTCATCATAGAACGCCCCATATCTACAGACTAGTGCGCACCACGATTAACAGGTGGTTGGTATACTTTTTCCCCAACCCACacacaattatatttttttcctcattatagCAATGTAATTTGTAGTTCTTGATTgtattttgcataaataaaaaaaaaaatatatatatataaatgagagTTTGCAAATAAAATACTTTATTACAAAACATGAACACAAACAACATTTCTGGCCAATATTTACCCATAACAATTAGTTTGTACATACTAAAGCTTAGTAGAGACGTCATAAGAAATCACATAGTTCAGACACAATGGGTGGcattaaaatggtttaaagttaattaGGCTGATCAATAGCACATCAAGCTGCAAGAGAAATTCATTTGGCAGACACATTTTGcatgggggggaaaaaaaaaaaattgtttaagcCATGTTAGTATTCATCAAGAGTCAAATTCACCAAACTGGGCAGGGTGAGTTTCTCTGTAGGAGGAGAAGGGGAAAAACTCTCGAGCTTGTCCAAATCAAGAGAGAAAAGCCTCTCATCAGTAGTCCACTGTCTCAAACCTTGGCTCTTCCTTGAATGTACAGAAGACTTTTCAATACTGGAGTCGTTGACAGGACATTTATCTGAAGAGGCTTCAAAGCACACCTGTGCTGTCAGTAAGGACGTTTCTCCATCAAGAGAATATGATTCAGCAGGTGACAGCATTTGTTCTTCCTCTCGTTCCTTGTTACTATGAATCTCTGCTGAGCCGTCACTGTTAAATGACAAGTCATCCTGAAAAAGGTCTGGGAGCTCTTCCTGAGCAATGCTGAATTTAATAATGTCACTTGAGTTTTGGCTGTTAAGAGCCTCCAGTTGTGAGGAGTCCCATGACACAGTTGAGTGGAGGGATGACCCCTGTTGGACAGAAGGAGGAGTGCAATGGGCAAGAGTAGCTGAAAATAATAGGGAAGGCTCTGGACTTGGTCTGGTGCAAGGGCTGTTCACCTCAGCCATGGGAGTCTTGAGCCAAGAAAGACTATCTTGCCGATTCCAAGTAGCTTGTTTCTTCTCAGCCATGCCTTCCTCCACAGCTTTTCTCCATGAACTTCTCACATCCTTGACTAGGGAGAGTTTACAatcatttaaaaacatgtttgagATCTAAAGACAACTGACTTAAACATTTATAATTCAAATACTAATGTGTAGATGTCATCAAAAGACTATACTTAGACTCTCAGGGGTGCGGCACAGCTGTTTCCTTGTTGAAAAGGGATCAGATATGACACCTAATAACTGTCCCAGGTCCACATCACTCCTTCCATGGACTGGACTCATGATCACTGCCTCTGCAAACTGAAAACCAAATTAACCTTTTAACATTGTATATGCGTTTGCAAAACCTCCAACAGCAAATTGTCTGCCCCGTATCTGTCCGTGACGATTTCTCTCAATTCGCACCGGTCATCAAAGAGCAGTTTTAATATAGGGAAAACTTGTGATGGGTAGAGCACTGCTCAGGACTGCCCATGTATCAGTTTCCCAGAGCAAATTGTACTAGACACTAAAACCACAGCAAGCTTAATCTGTGGTACACACACGATAAATAATtaaactataaataataataataataataataaataataataataataataataataatccacatACTTGATTTGCCAAGTTGTCGCACTCTAAATCTAAAATTTCAGCCTTGTTCTTTAGGACAGAGGCCTTTGTCTTTGAGTGCAGATTTCTACTGTGGAAAGCCTGTAAAGAGAGAAaggagaaaataataataataaagatgaaAAGCATACCTTCATTATTTGCATGAACTTCAGGGTTTATTCCAGAAAACCTGGGTTAATGCAACATCGCAAACCCCCAAAACACAACTTCAGACAGCTCAGGGTATGTTCACAGTAAACACATTTCCAACAGGGTGGCGAATCCAGTAATTACCATTGAAACAGAGGCTAATAAGCACCTCATACTACTACTTGTTAAACAGTGATTTATAACTATGCTCAAAGCCTCATGAATAGGGCATGTACCCACCAAATACCTCTGAAGTAAACTAACCCTGAAACACATGCTGCAGTTTTGGAATCAAATTTAGGTTATTAGTTCTCCTACCTGGATGTTGCATAACCTGCTTTCTGGAATAGCCCATGATGTTGCTACCCATTAACACACAATTATTTCCCCTCTAAGATGAAGTGTTTGTGCCTAATATATGAAGAGGTACAAGCAGAAAAGTATAAAGCTTAGCAATACAAAACTACCTGTACTGGACTGGGTGTCACAGACTTAATTTTAACTGGGTAAGTCAAGGGAGTTTCACATGGTGGTGGATCACAAGTCACTGGTTTTGGAGAAAAGCAGCTGTCAGAAGACAGCAAGATTCCTTTATATTCATCCACCTCCGAAATGCTGTTGAGATATTGAAAGGTTACATCCTTTTATTTATTAACATCCATGAAAATGGAACAAATGTCATCTTCCCAGATTTTCACTATTTAGAAACACTCAAATTGTGCTGTACATTTTCATTTCTGGCTCCAGGTGGAGTTCTGGTTCCAAATGGATGTCTGCCTCCATCTCTGGTTTTCTTTGCGATGGCTGCTCTAGCAGTTCTAAAAAGTGAAGGAAAATAAATGACAGTATCTACGGAAGAAAAGTATTACATAATGCAACCATCTAGTTGCTAACTTACCAGGTAGTTTATATGGATATTGTAAAATGATACTAGCCTCAAAGCTAGCCTTAGAAGCTGGCTCAAATGAGAGAGGAGCCATTGGGGAGACAAGGTCAAAAACCTGTTAAAATGTTACAGAGAGCAGATCAATACAGACAAACAAAATCAGAACATGATCAAAGATGCACTAAACTAAATGTGTAACTTCTATATGGATACTACTTTGTATATAACCTGGACACTGCAATGTTTTAGAATAGAGAAAACAAAGTGACCTGTATGGCCATATAAGCCTAAATAACCTTGATAGCTAAATAAGTAGTAGCCTGAAGCCTGTATAAAATGTCTTTCAActgacagtagccattgacttgtCACATTTGTGAATCAATgactaccatcaactgtttggttacacacATTCTATAAAACATCTTCTACGTTCACTTAAGCAAAATGAAGACtaacacaggtttggaacaacttcagAGTGAGTGAATGATGGCAAAATCATTCATTTATCCTTTTAATATCAACAAAAAAGCAGTTATGACTCCACTTACAGGCTCCTCTTTAGGATAAGAGATCAGGGGTGTTTTTTTCAAAGACTCTGCCCACTTGTTCTCCCAGTCCTCCTCCAGCCTCCTAATAGAGACCTTCATCTCTACCGCATTCT belongs to Garra rufa chromosome 3, GarRuf1.0, whole genome shotgun sequence and includes:
- the haus6 gene encoding HAUS augmin-like complex subunit 6, translating into MSKLQKTNGKYLWWCLLCLEFRPDTVTKNIKHLNLGMNMFDKPNKEAFYIVIHFLFNKLSPTRAQDVFRHCWPIWDHKGDAEFRKVAFAWLQEIANEEGNAFPKVAASHLLSAFGPRFINLMLHLSKHVMLKTLKTFATDDTWAPEAAVMPASSKELETKRFHLVKRHFQRVTVEQDFLIQDYQKRAKGLEASLRGLDAEDAKYDHLLKEHDSNTDLKKDILAKNQKVRGLWTETDKVLSTLEVDQKVVESVIHRQVDQYILGGQDLSVKIPAVLHERMERLSHQSSVGNLYEGRQTVLVRLLELLNEGLHILSEKREKLVGPSVQLQLQDLQEHALLFSRSKENLKLIRRKLVKENAVEMKVSIRRLEEDWENKWAESLKKTPLISYPKEEPVFDLVSPMAPLSFEPASKASFEASIILQYPYKLPELLEQPSQRKPEMEADIHLEPELHLEPEMKIISEVDEYKGILLSSDSCFSPKPVTCDPPPCETPLTYPVKIKSVTPSPVQAFHSRNLHSKTKASVLKNKAEILDLECDNLANQFAEAVIMSPVHGRSDVDLGQLLGVISDPFSTRKQLCRTPESLIKDVRSSWRKAVEEGMAEKKQATWNRQDSLSWLKTPMAEVNSPCTRPSPEPSLLFSATLAHCTPPSVQQGSSLHSTVSWDSSQLEALNSQNSSDIIKFSIAQEELPDLFQDDLSFNSDGSAEIHSNKEREEEQMLSPAESYSLDGETSLLTAQVCFEASSDKCPVNDSSIEKSSVHSRKSQGLRQWTTDERLFSLDLDKLESFSPSPPTEKLTLPSLVNLTLDEY